AATCACGGATCAGCGTGTTTTTCTCGCACGGTCCGATACGGCTATGAATTACGGACTCGTTTCAGCTGCGCTTGCCAATAAAATCGCTCTTGCGCGTCTGGATGCGCTCTCGAACCGCATCGGCGTGCGTCTCCATCCGATTATAGGCATGGGGTCCGCTCCCTTCCGCGGAGGTCTATCACCACAGACTGCGGTGAGGGTCGGCACTGAGTACCCGAGCGTAGTCACCTTCACAATTCAATCTGCTTTCAAGTTCGACCATCCGGTCGACAAGGTTCATACGGCCTGCGAGTACCTGAAGACACGGCGAATCGAACCCGCAGATCCCATCGACGTTGAGCGCGCCCTATCGATTATCGACCGCTATAGCGCAGCGTATAGAGCCCTCATTCCCGCGCTCGCGCCTCTGATCAACAATATCGCCAAGTACGTCCCAAAGCGTCGTGCTCGCAAACTGCACACCGGCTTATTCGGGTACGCGCGGGAGCTTGAAGGAGTGGCGCTCCCGCGTGCGATTTCATTCACCTGTTCACTCTACTCGCTCGGGCTCCCCCCGGAGCTCCTCGCGTTCGAATCGTTATCTGCGGAAGACTTCGCCTTCCTAAAGGAAACGTATCCATCATTCTGCGCCAAGATCAGTGAAACTCTGCCGTACGTTGACCCTTCCGGACCTCTAATGACTGATGCCCTCAGAGACGCCCTCGCCGCGTTCGGCTTTGACATCGCTCCGCATCCGGAGAATCTGGCAATCGTGCGCG
Above is a window of Spirochaetota bacterium DNA encoding:
- the ppcA gene encoding phosphoenolpyruvate carboxylase; this encodes MSTQHPDNASLPFFASSSVLSGEDEIREAYYAFSHLGCDEQMWDVEGKEIDTYVVKKLLSFYPEYFHNHTIGKDLRITLRAPNPTVETAEAKILLEVLESIPRSFDTARLFYGCDTPPIFEVILPMTTSARCIDRIYRYYADHIIARQKVRFRNNDITIAEWIGDFLPTEIQVIPLFEDVPTMLKADEIVAEYLSDKRITDQRVFLARSDTAMNYGLVSAALANKIALARLDALSNRIGVRLHPIIGMGSAPFRGGLSPQTAVRVGTEYPSVVTFTIQSAFKFDHPVDKVHTACEYLKTRRIEPADPIDVERALSIIDRYSAAYRALIPALAPLINNIAKYVPKRRARKLHTGLFGYARELEGVALPRAISFTCSLYSLGLPPELLAFESLSAEDFAFLKETYPSFCAKISETLPYVDPSGPLMTDALRDALAAFGFDIAPHPENLAIVRAIREALARGDSAAVSDLVLRAALLRRFLG